In Hoplias malabaricus isolate fHopMal1 chromosome 6, fHopMal1.hap1, whole genome shotgun sequence, a single window of DNA contains:
- the dazl gene encoding deleted in azoospermia-like isoform X2 codes for MDTQKQLHGFQTSALKLSNGYVLPEGKLTPNTLFVGGIDMKVEEDEIRDFFAQYGAVKEVKIITYRGGICKGYGFVYFSEDVDIQTIVEQQITFKGKKLKLGPAIMKERTSLSFHNPGSVQSPLLGPSQWISPSPYMVCSCCPPGLAPPSPVLGGGGQYLQPYSYSGFPGVMIPQVPMNYTQSSYAYPYTISPQWCDQRARLVSQNYVDCGVQTLLTLL; via the exons ATG GACACCCAGAAACAACTCCATGGATTTCAAACATCAGCTCTAAAGCTGTCTAATGGTTACGTTTTACCCGAGGGAAAACTGACCCCCAATACACTGTTTGTGGGGGGCATTGACATGAAG GTGGAAGAGGATGAGATCCGAGACTTCTTTGCTCAGTATGGTGCTGTGAAGGAGGTGAAAATAATCACCTACCGTGGTGGCATCTgtaaagg GTATGGTTTTGTTTACTTCAGCGAGGATGTTGATATCCAGACTATTGTTGAA CAACAGATCACTTTCAAAGGGAAGAAACTGAAACTGGGCCCTGCCATCATGAAGGAGCGCACGTCTC TGTCGTTTCATAATCCAGGTTCTGTCCAGTCCCCACTGCTTGGTCCATCTCAGTGGATAAGTCCCTCTCCCTACATGGTCTGTTCCTGTTGCCCTCCTGGTCTGGCACCACCTTCACCTGTGCTTGGTGGAGGTGGTCAGTATCTACAG CCATATTCTTACTCCGGCTTTCCAGGAGTAATGATTCCTCAGGTGCCTATGAACTATACACAGTCATCCTATGCATACCCG TATACCATTTCACCCCAATGGTGTGATCAGCGGGCAAGGCTTGTCAGTCAG AATTATGTGGATTGTGGGGTGCAAACTTTGCTGACTCTTCTGTAG
- the dazl gene encoding deleted in azoospermia-like isoform X3, with amino-acid sequence MVSCDTQKQLHGFQTSALKLSNGYVLPEGKLTPNTLFVGGIDMKVEEDEIRDFFAQYGAVKEVKIITYRGGICKGYGFVYFSEDVDIQTIVEQQITFKGKKLKLGPAIMKERTSRSVQSPLLGPSQWISPSPYMVCSCCPPGLAPPSPVLGGGGQYLQPYSYSGFPGVMIPQVPMNYTQSSYAYPYTISPQWCDQRARLVSQNYVDCGVQTLLTLL; translated from the exons ATGGTGTCTTGT GACACCCAGAAACAACTCCATGGATTTCAAACATCAGCTCTAAAGCTGTCTAATGGTTACGTTTTACCCGAGGGAAAACTGACCCCCAATACACTGTTTGTGGGGGGCATTGACATGAAG GTGGAAGAGGATGAGATCCGAGACTTCTTTGCTCAGTATGGTGCTGTGAAGGAGGTGAAAATAATCACCTACCGTGGTGGCATCTgtaaagg GTATGGTTTTGTTTACTTCAGCGAGGATGTTGATATCCAGACTATTGTTGAA CAACAGATCACTTTCAAAGGGAAGAAACTGAAACTGGGCCCTGCCATCATGAAGGAGCGCACGTCTC GTTCTGTCCAGTCCCCACTGCTTGGTCCATCTCAGTGGATAAGTCCCTCTCCCTACATGGTCTGTTCCTGTTGCCCTCCTGGTCTGGCACCACCTTCACCTGTGCTTGGTGGAGGTGGTCAGTATCTACAG CCATATTCTTACTCCGGCTTTCCAGGAGTAATGATTCCTCAGGTGCCTATGAACTATACACAGTCATCCTATGCATACCCG TATACCATTTCACCCCAATGGTGTGATCAGCGGGCAAGGCTTGTCAGTCAG AATTATGTGGATTGTGGGGTGCAAACTTTGCTGACTCTTCTGTAG
- the dazl gene encoding deleted in azoospermia-like isoform X1, with translation MVSCDTQKQLHGFQTSALKLSNGYVLPEGKLTPNTLFVGGIDMKVEEDEIRDFFAQYGAVKEVKIITYRGGICKGYGFVYFSEDVDIQTIVEQQITFKGKKLKLGPAIMKERTSLSFHNPGSVQSPLLGPSQWISPSPYMVCSCCPPGLAPPSPVLGGGGQYLQPYSYSGFPGVMIPQVPMNYTQSSYAYPYTISPQWCDQRARLVSQNYVDCGVQTLLTLL, from the exons ATGGTGTCTTGT GACACCCAGAAACAACTCCATGGATTTCAAACATCAGCTCTAAAGCTGTCTAATGGTTACGTTTTACCCGAGGGAAAACTGACCCCCAATACACTGTTTGTGGGGGGCATTGACATGAAG GTGGAAGAGGATGAGATCCGAGACTTCTTTGCTCAGTATGGTGCTGTGAAGGAGGTGAAAATAATCACCTACCGTGGTGGCATCTgtaaagg GTATGGTTTTGTTTACTTCAGCGAGGATGTTGATATCCAGACTATTGTTGAA CAACAGATCACTTTCAAAGGGAAGAAACTGAAACTGGGCCCTGCCATCATGAAGGAGCGCACGTCTC TGTCGTTTCATAATCCAGGTTCTGTCCAGTCCCCACTGCTTGGTCCATCTCAGTGGATAAGTCCCTCTCCCTACATGGTCTGTTCCTGTTGCCCTCCTGGTCTGGCACCACCTTCACCTGTGCTTGGTGGAGGTGGTCAGTATCTACAG CCATATTCTTACTCCGGCTTTCCAGGAGTAATGATTCCTCAGGTGCCTATGAACTATACACAGTCATCCTATGCATACCCG TATACCATTTCACCCCAATGGTGTGATCAGCGGGCAAGGCTTGTCAGTCAG AATTATGTGGATTGTGGGGTGCAAACTTTGCTGACTCTTCTGTAG
- the dazl gene encoding deleted in azoospermia-like isoform X4, which produces MKVEEDEIRDFFAQYGAVKEVKIITYRGGICKGYGFVYFSEDVDIQTIVEQQITFKGKKLKLGPAIMKERTSLSFHNPGSVQSPLLGPSQWISPSPYMVCSCCPPGLAPPSPVLGGGGQYLQPYSYSGFPGVMIPQVPMNYTQSSYAYPYTISPQWCDQRARLVSQNYVDCGVQTLLTLL; this is translated from the exons ATGAAG GTGGAAGAGGATGAGATCCGAGACTTCTTTGCTCAGTATGGTGCTGTGAAGGAGGTGAAAATAATCACCTACCGTGGTGGCATCTgtaaagg GTATGGTTTTGTTTACTTCAGCGAGGATGTTGATATCCAGACTATTGTTGAA CAACAGATCACTTTCAAAGGGAAGAAACTGAAACTGGGCCCTGCCATCATGAAGGAGCGCACGTCTC TGTCGTTTCATAATCCAGGTTCTGTCCAGTCCCCACTGCTTGGTCCATCTCAGTGGATAAGTCCCTCTCCCTACATGGTCTGTTCCTGTTGCCCTCCTGGTCTGGCACCACCTTCACCTGTGCTTGGTGGAGGTGGTCAGTATCTACAG CCATATTCTTACTCCGGCTTTCCAGGAGTAATGATTCCTCAGGTGCCTATGAACTATACACAGTCATCCTATGCATACCCG TATACCATTTCACCCCAATGGTGTGATCAGCGGGCAAGGCTTGTCAGTCAG AATTATGTGGATTGTGGGGTGCAAACTTTGCTGACTCTTCTGTAG